One Phaseolus vulgaris cultivar G19833 chromosome 2, P. vulgaris v2.0, whole genome shotgun sequence DNA window includes the following coding sequences:
- the LOC137811011 gene encoding putative DNA (cytosine-5)-methyltransferase CMT1, producing MPKRGASTPPVAENDTVSLLPSQRKKAKLSSPNPVVCFVGKPIPVTEARAKWPHRYPSEGKKKGSSASISKEATGEDNEVMLATCHYRQAKIDGVVFNLHDDAYVKAEDGKPDYIARIVELFATVDNGMYFMARWFYRAEDTVIKSHGDLVDKKRVFLSDVKDENPLDCIVSKVNIVKLTPNVGLTTKERKIPPCDYYYDMTYTLPYLTFSNVVNDTVKSESDASSTISSESGSSGCFNGANLANGKTIKKNSSNSSEWALLDLYSGCGAMSTGLCLGASLAGVKLVTRWAVDINAHACKSLKQNHPETQVRNEPAENFLALVKAWAKLCEEFSLLGSERSESGPDMEEDEIDDEDVNVKTEESEDHSDSEDFEVEKLLAVCHGDPNNVKKSGLYFKVRWMGYDSSYDTWEPIDGLSDCKDVLKNFVTKGYKKKLLPLPGDANFICGGPPCQGVSGFNRFRNAEAPLEDIKNKQLIVYMDIIDFLKPKYILMENVVDILKFSGGYLGRYAIGRLVAMNYQARMGMMAAGSYGLPQFRMRVFLWGARPTEKLPPYPLPTHEVVSRGFVPTEFEEITVTYNNKETCKLGEALLLEDAISDLPPVTNYEKQDEMNYGTKARTEFQKYIRLKKSEMVGGNMGTAQSMASRILYDHRPLELNKDDYDRVCRIPQKKGANFRDLPGVLVKDNKVEWDPSIERVKLDSGKPLVPDYAMTFVRGTSSKPFGRLWWDEIVPTVVTRAEPHNQVILHPAQNRVLTIRENARLQGFPDCYKLCGPIKERYTQVGNAVAVPVALAMGYTFGLACQGLSDDKPLATLPFKYPNCLVRSSFAKTEDNDEESS from the exons ATGCCTAAACGCGGAGCATCAACCCCACCTGTTGCAGAAAACGACACCGTATCGCTGCTTCCCTCCCAACGCAAGAAGGCCAAGCTCTCTTCCCCTAATCCGGTCGTCTGCTTCGTCGGAAAACCAATTCCAGTCACCGAGGCCCGTGCCAAGTGGCCCCACCGTTATCCCTCCGAG GGAAAAAAGAAGGGTTCATCTGCTAGCATCTCAAAAGA GGCTACGGGTGAAGACAATGAGGTTATGTTGGCCACGTGTCATTATCGTCAGGCTAAAATAGATGGGGTTGTGTTTAACCTACATGACGATGCTTATGTCAAG GCTGAGGATGGTAAACCTGATTATATTGCACGGATTGTTGAGCTGTTTGCAACCGTTGATAATGGGATGTATTTTATGGCTCGGTGGTTTTATAGGGCTGAGGACACA GTCATAAAAAGTCACGGTGATCTCGTGGATAAGAAACGAGTGTTTTTATCTGATGTAAAAGATGAAAATCCGCTTGATTGCATTGTTTCAAAAGTCAACATTGTTAAATTAACCCCAAAT GTAGGTTTGActacaaaggaaagaaaaattccCCCTTGTGATTACTATTACGACATGACGTATACTTTGCCATACCTAACCTTTTCCAATGTTGTCAACG ACACAGTTAAAAGCGAGAGCGATGCATCATCCACAATTTCTAGTGAATCTGGATCTAGTGGCTGCTTTAATGGTGCTAACCTTGCTAATGGAAAGACTATTAAAAAGAACAGTTCCAATTCATCGGAGTGGGCTTTGCTGGACTTGTATTCTGGTTGTGGAGCAATGTCCACGGGGCTTTGTTTGGGTGCATCCTTGGCTGGGGTAAAACTTGTCACG AGGTGGGCCGTAGACATTAATGCCCATGCATGTAAAAGTTTGAAGCAGAACCATCCTGAAACTCAG GTTAGAAATGAACCTGCTGAAAACTTTTTGGCTTTAGTAAAAGCTTGGGCAAAACTTTGTGAAGAATTTTCTTTATTAGGATCAGAACGTTCAGAGTCAGGTCCAGACATGGAGGAAGATGAAATTGATGATGAAGATGTTAATGTGAAAACAGAAGAGTCAGAAGATCATTCTGACTCTGAGGATTTTGAAGTTGAAAAGTTACTCGCTGTTTGCCATGGTGATCCAAACAATGTCAAGAAATCAGGACTATATTTTAAA GTGCGTTGGATGGGTTATGATTCAAGTTACGACACATGGGAGCCAATAGATGGATTGAG TGATTGCAAGGATGTTTTGAAGAATTTTGTGACAAAAGGGTACAAGAAGAAGTTATTGCCTCTTCCT GGCGATGCTAATTTTATTTGTGGAGGACCTCCATGTCAAGGAGTAAGCGGTTTCAACCGCTTCAGGAACGCAGAAGCTCCGTTAGAGGATATAAAAAATAAGCAGTTGATTGTTTACATGGATATTATTGATTTTCTGAAGCCAAAATATATCCTCATGGAGAATGTCGTTGACATTTTGAAGTTTTCGGGTGGTTATCTGGGCCGTTATGCTATTGGTCGACTTGTGGCTATGAATTATCAAGCAAGAATGGGCATGATGGCAGCAGGGTCTTACGGCCTTCCACAATTTCGTATGCGTGTTTTTCTTTGGGGTGCTCGTCCTACTGAG AAATTGCCTCCATATCCGTTACCAACTCATGAGGTCGTGTCAAGAGGTTTCGTACCCACTGAGTTTGAA GAAATTACAGTTACTTATAATAATAAGGAAACCTGTAAGTTGGGTGAAGCTCTCCTACTTGAGGATGCAATATCAGATCTTCCACCT GTTACAAATTATGAGAAGCAGGATGAAATGAATTATGGAACCAAGGCTCGTACTGAGTTTCAAAAGTATATTAGATTGAAGAAAAGTG aGATGGTAGGTGGTAATATGGGTACTGCTCAAAGCATGGCAAGTAGGATACTGTATGATCATCGTCCTCTGGAATTGAACAAAGATGATTATGACAGAGTTTGCCGGATTCCCCAGAAGAAG GGTGCAAACTTCAGAGATCTACCTGGAGTACTTGTTAAGGACAATAAAGTTGAATGGGATCCATCGATTGAAAGAGTGAAGCTAGATTCTGGGAAGCCTTTG GTTCCGGATTATGCAATGACATTCGTTCGTGGAACCTCTTCTAA ACCATTTGGTCGTTTGTGGTGGGACGAGATTGTGCCAACAGTGGTGACAAGGGCTGAGCCTCACAACCAG GTCATTCTTCATCCAGCACAAAATCGAGTACTAACTATCAGAGAGAATGCAAGATTACAAGGGTTTCCCGATTGTTATAAACTTTGTGGGCCTATTAAGGAGAG ATACACACAAGTTGGAAATGCTGTTGCTGTTCCTGTAGCTCTTGCAATGGGATACACGTTTGGTTTGGCCTGTCAGGGATTGTCTGATGATAAACCTTTGGCAACCCTTCCCTTTAAGTATCCAAATTGTCTTGTCCGTTCATCTTTTGCCAAAACTGAGGATAATGACGAAGAATCAAGTTAA
- the LOC137809239 gene encoding uncharacterized protein — translation MSVSHIAKEFHYHVRSISLPCRIHSSLPKIEIVLKRMKTWEASSQSQSEAIKEGLKGLAELYNCVEELVGCPLTQQALLRHEGKHVEKPLDMSVYLLDTCGSARELLTQMKEHVLDLQSALRRKGVDSSVNSQICGYICFRKNARKDITKRLKALKKMENGFKLYTYPLLDLDHHLLMVINVLREISKITISFFKKLLLFMCAPVLKKNIGGWSMLSRMVSTSVDKENKVINEMGDIDVALCNFHKRCKKIDAKTEVQIVKRGLGEVEGSIRELEAGLDCLFRCMIQQRVSLLNLLTS, via the coding sequence ATGTCTGTCTCACACATAGCCAAGGAATTTCACTACCATGTTAGATCCATTAGCTTGCCTTGTAGAATACATTCTTCATTACCCAAAATCGAAATAGTGTTGAAGAGGATGAAGACTTGGGAAGCCTCATCACAATCACAGAGTGAGGCTATCAAAGAAGGTCTAAAAGGGCTTGCAGAGTTGTATAATTGTGTAGAGGAACTTGTTGGTTGTCCACTCACTCAGCAAGCTCTTCTACGCCATGAAGGAAAGCATGTAGAGAAGCCACTTGACATGTCAGTTTATTTGCTTGACACGTGTGGATCAGCAAGAGAATTGTTGACACAGATGAAGGAACATGTGCTAGACCTTCAATCAGCCTTGCGGAGAAAGGGTGTGGATTCAAGTGTCAATAGCCAAATTTGTGGTTACATTTGTTTTAGAAAGAATGCAAGAAAAGACATCACAAAAAGActcaaagcattaaagaaaaTGGAGAATGGTTTTAAATTGTATACATACCCTCTCTTGGACTTAGACCACCATCTACTAATGGTGATCAATGTGCTAAGAGAAATAAGCAAAATCACCATCTCATTTTTCAAGAAACTCTTACTTTTCATGTGTGCACCAGTGTTGAAGAAAAACATTGGTGGGTGGTCAATGTTGAGCAGAATGGTGTCCACCAGTGTTGATAAGGAAAATAAGGTCATAAATGAGATGGGGGACATTGATGTTGCTCTCTGCAACTTCCATAAGCGTTGTAAGAAAATTGATGCTAAAACAGAAGTACAAATTGTAAAGAGAGGATTAGGGGAAGTAGAGGGGAGCATTAGAGAATTGGAGGCAGGACTAGATTGTCTCTTTAGGTGCATGATACAACAAAGGGTGTCACTTCTTAATCTTCTCACTTCATAa